The genomic interval GTGCCGTGGCCTATGCGGTTGGCATGGCATTCGGTGATGGCCTGGAAAATGGATTCGGGACCGTAAGCCTCGCCGGCATGCACCGTTTTCCGTATAAACCGCTTGTGCGCGTACTGGTACGCCTCCCAATGGTCCACCGGCGGGAAACCGGCCTCTTCCCCCGCAAGGTCAAAGCCGACCACGGGCGCGTTTTCATTCTCCACCAGCAGCGTCATCGTGCGCGCCAGTTCCAGGGAGGCGGCTGCGAAAATCTCCTTCTTGCGGGCATGCTCCAGCACGCGCAGGAAATCCGCGAAATAGGGCGACATGCCTTTTGAGAACCGCCTCATCGCGCAGGCTATGATGCCGAAATGAAAAGGCAGGTCCCCGCCGCTTTTGACCGCCTCGGAATTATTATGCGCCTTGGCGGCGGCGCCCAGGCCGCGCGCGACGGCGCGCACCGCCTCGGCGACGGGCAGTTCCATGGCGGTGTGCAGTTGCGGGGCGAAGCGGACCTCCATATAGCGCACGCCGTCGGCTATATTATCCTCCACCAGTTCGGAGGCGACGCGCTCTATGTTCTCGGCCTTCTGCATGACCGCGCAGGTGAAGGCGAAGCCTTTAAGATACTCGCCCAGGTCTTTGTAGGCCGGCTTGAACACCAGTTCCTTGAGGCCGGCCTCCTCGTACGAGGGCAGCTTCACGCCTTCGGTTTTGGCAAGCTCTATAAGCGTTGCCAGCCGCAACGAACCGTCCAGATGAAGATGCAGGTCCGTTTTCGGGATTTTTCTTACGAAATCGGCGGTGATTTTTTCGCGCACATTATCCTCCTGAAATAAACAGCCCGTGCAGCCTGCCCCACGACGCGGCAAGCGCGGCGCATACCGCGGGCGCGGCCAGCGCGCGCAGCGCCCTGTTCCAGAACGGGTAGTTTATGTCCACAACCCGCAGGAAAAAAGCGGACGCCAGTATCATCGCAAACCCCGACACCCACAGGAACGGTGGAACAAGCCTCAGCCCGTTGATACCCAGAAACACCTGGCAGCCCAGCATAAGCAGCGAAGACGCCGTAACCGCGCATGTCATAACCCCGAACGACGCCGCGCCGAATATCCGCGCCGCGCGGAAACAGCCCAAAAAAACGCAAAGCGCGCCTGCGGCCAGCAGCGAGGCCGGCAGCCCGAACACCAGCCATGTAACCGTGTCCATGTTCTCGTCCAGCTTGAACCGGGCGAGGATGACGTGCTCCTTTACCTCCTCCAGCCTGCGGCTGGCAGCGGCGACGGCGCGCTCCCGCGCGCGGACAGCCTCCCCGCGTTTTGCGGCAAGCGACTTGCCGCGCTCTTCCGACTGGATGACAAAATCCACCGCGCCGGAGGACTGGCGGTAAAACTCCTTTTCCTGCTGCGTCATGCCGGCAAAGCGGGACCGGAGCGCGGCGTCCGCCCCCCCGATTTCCGGATTCTCGTCCGCGCCGGCGGGCATATTCCGCCCGGAATAAAGCAGCAAATCCGCCGCGCCCCCCGCACCCGGCATTCTGCTGCCGGCCATGCCCGGCAGATAGGACGACAGCGCCGCCAGCGCTATCATAAGGCACATGCTGACAAAAGCTCCGCGCATATCTATGTGAGGCTCAATAACCGCCGCCGCAAACCACGCGCGACGCCGGCTGTATGAAAGCGAAAAAATGCCCCGGCTTGTCCAGCCCGGTCTTTTTTATTATCAAATCCAGCATATCGCTGGCCTTGTCCGCCGGAACAGCAAGCAGGACCACCTGCTTTTCCGCGTCTATCAGCCTGCCCAGAAAGCCGAGTTTCTGGCGCAAGCCCGTTCCTCTGGCGTAAAAATAGGTGACGCCTTCCGCGCCCAGGGCGAGGGCGGCTTCTACCACCGCAGAGCCGTGCCTGCGCTGCACCACTATGGTTATGACCGCTTTTCCATATTCGCTGGACATGGCTCGCCCTCCCTTTTGCTTGTATTTTTGTATATAAGTGGCAGCAAGGTCAATAGAGCCAGCAGCGCGGCGGCAAAGCCGTATGTCAGATACGGATTGGAATACCGTATCTCAAAGGCCGCAACACCGCGGTCCGCGCAAACCCTCGTCTGCCCCTGCGGCGCGCGGGACAGCCTTACGCCGCCGGAAGCGGAAAAATTCTCCTGAAACAGCCAGTTGGCGATATAACAGCCGCCGGAGGAATCAGCCAGCCGTGCGGATACGGCATTGCCGGAAACGCGCAATCTCCCGGCGGGGAGGCGGGTTTGCTCATTGTAAAACAGCGGCAGGGCCGAGACGTCCTCAAACACCAGCCTCTCGTCCGTGGCGGCAAACAGCTTCAGCCCGTGCCGGGCGAAAAAGCCGGCGTTTTTTGCCAGCGCGGACGGCGGCAGTATATGCCACCGCGCGCCCCACAGCCGCAGCCGGGCCAGTTTCGCCTCGTCAAGCCCGGTCTGCGTTCCGGTATAGGGCGGGTTAAACGTCTCTTCGGAATTGCGCGCCGGGACCAGCGTGTCGTAGCCGGAAAACTGGTTCAGCTCAAAAAGCTGCGCGTAATCAAACAGCAGCCCGGGAATGCCGCGCTCCGCCGCCAATGGCCAGTCCAGCGGCGCCACCCTGCCGCCGGAAAACGCGGAGGCCAGCTCCTCCCGCGCGGGAATTTCATCCGTGTGCAGCCGGAACACCGCCCTGGGGCCCCAGTGATAAAACGCCAGCATGGAAAGGGCGTGGAGCGCAGTCAATGCCCATGCCGCCGTTTTGCGCAGCCGCGCCATGGCACAGGCCGCCAGCAGGAGCAGAAAAAAATCCGCGAAAAAAAGAATTTTGAAATGCCAGCGCAGCCGGTTGAACGGCGGGACCAGAAACTCGTACCAGCCGAACCCGCCCGCCGCCCACAGCAGGCAGAAAGCCGCCATCCCCGCGAAAATCAGCGGCTTCCGGTCTTCCCTGGCGCGGCGCAGCGCGAACGGGATAAGCACAAGCGGAATATATCCCAGAAAAGACAGCTTGTCCATCGCATAACTGCCCAATCCGCCGGAAGGCTGAGGCGAGAACGGCCAAAACAGCCCCTTAAACCACTGCAAAACCCGCAGATTGAAAGTGTTGAACTCCGTAAAGCCGAGAGAATGGGCGCGCTGCGCGCTCTGGCGCATCATATCCCACTGCGGCAGGATGGCGGGCATGGCCAGCATTACTCCCGCCGCCAGCGAAGCGGCCAGCAGCGTCCAGAATTTCCAATCCTTTTTGTCCCCCGCAAAAAACGCGAATATGACCGCGACAACGCAGCCGTAAAGCGGATACTGCGGATGATTCATCAGAAACAGCGCGGCGGTTGAGACGACAATCTCAACCGCCGCCATAAAATCCCTGCGGGCGCGCAGCCGCCACACCCCATGCATCAGCCACGGAAACCAGGCCGACGC from Elusimicrobiales bacterium carries:
- a CDS encoding adenosine deaminase family protein; protein product: MREKITADFVRKIPKTDLHLHLDGSLRLATLIELAKTEGVKLPSYEEAGLKELVFKPAYKDLGEYLKGFAFTCAVMQKAENIERVASELVEDNIADGVRYMEVRFAPQLHTAMELPVAEAVRAVARGLGAAAKAHNNSEAVKSGGDLPFHFGIIACAMRRFSKGMSPYFADFLRVLEHARKKEIFAAASLELARTMTLLVENENAPVVGFDLAGEEAGFPPVDHWEAYQYAHKRFIRKTVHAGEAYGPESIFQAITECHANRIGHGTFLFAADRIKDPAIKDRQRYVDNLVNYIANQRIGLEACITSNLQTTPDIKSVEEHPVHKMIETGLSVTICTDNRLVSNTTVSKELELVATSARLSRRQLRNLIIAGFKGSFFPGTYNQKRAFVREAIARYEHLESTLLPPLAGS
- a CDS encoding P-II family nitrogen regulator, whose translation is MSSEYGKAVITIVVQRRHGSAVVEAALALGAEGVTYFYARGTGLRQKLGFLGRLIDAEKQVVLLAVPADKASDMLDLIIKKTGLDKPGHFFAFIQPASRVVCGGGY